In one window of Mytilus trossulus isolate FHL-02 chromosome 7, PNRI_Mtr1.1.1.hap1, whole genome shotgun sequence DNA:
- the LOC134727080 gene encoding cysteine and tyrosine-rich protein 1-like, with amino-acid sequence MIGYVLMFNVLLEVASATSCYYTIYHTYAPNYYGSTYCYNGCCNSNTNVPCCSYSYSDYSIYSDFSLSVGAIIGIVIGVLVAIATVVTIAVCLCCACARSTPSTQGHVITSAQPTVSYVATSNQTGMQGYSQPYGVHDNSGFVPPPAYNHTAMPAAHHPS; translated from the exons AAGTTGCAAGTGCCACAAGCTGTTACTATACCATCTATCATACCTATGCACCCAATTATTATGGTAGTACATATTGCTACAATGGATGTTGCAATTCAAACACCAATGTTCCGTGCTGTAGTTACAGTTACAGTGACTACTCCATCTATTCTGATTTTTCACT ATCAGTTGGAGCAATTATCGGCATTGTGATTGGTGTGCTTGTAGCCATAGCTACAGTTGTGACGATTGCAGTATGTCTGTGTTGTGCATGCGCTAGATCAACACCATCTACTCAAGGACACGTTATCACATCAGCACAACCAACAGTTTCATACGTTGCTACTTCTAATCAAAcag GTATGCAAGGGTATAGCCAGCCATATGGTGTCCATGACAACAGTGGATTTGTCCCTCCACCAGCATATAATCATACAGCCATGCCAGCTGCCCATCATCCAAGTTAA